Proteins found in one Triticum urartu cultivar G1812 chromosome 4, Tu2.1, whole genome shotgun sequence genomic segment:
- the LOC125552208 gene encoding G-type lectin S-receptor-like serine/threonine-protein kinase At2g19130, producing MYYCGWSLVILCTLPYDRARAAQHSTTPPPVNEEHLLPGVPLVQFRLQVRTVTAMLVIFSGRQCPGMASWCKLGLLLLLQSLSSSAAAAGSISLSVGESITGNRTLVSEGGKFELGFFSPAGDSNYYVGIWYKKIPVQTVIWVMNRDRPVSDPSSSELTLAPDGKLVLLLNENQQKRPVWSSASHARTSNGPVVAALLDSGNLVLRGRQPGNSSEVMWQSFEHPTDTLVPGGWVGLNKSSGAYQALVSWRSAVDPSTGLYMDWVDPSGSGQYTFSWNGTTVYHRVGASSGQRFASVPEMGMSSRYKYTSVNNDEEVSFSFEVVNPSTLSRMVMSPHGQLTMFDWSSESGQWLLHWATPTSPCDVYSVCGPFGLCDVASSQYCRCLPAFDAASPGDWSGGCARKTSLYCSNGTSPDGFLPVQNVKLPSSYFSDADAAGSSGDCGSACLRNCSCTAYAYSGGGCLVWGGDLRNIQQVTDGEAGSSTLFLRVAAADLAAASNHGGASANERDVILVASSVSFLTILCLFVFVCWRHRRLKTVRHDGSLLVFSHGHLARCTDNFSQKLGMGSFGSVYKGTLRDGDHTAVAVKRLEGSAQGEKQFRAEVRTLGTIHHVNLVRLRGFCATRRERLLVYDYMPNGSLASAMAGPSFGLLDWGTRFGIMAGVARGLAYLHEQCQERIVHCDVKPENILLDAAFHPKVADFGMAKLIGRDFSHALTTARGTVGYLAPEWVQGLPITPKADVYSYGMTLLELVSGRRNRDAGGRGAGHFPLWAATKVSEGQFVALLDERLAGDADVVELGRACSVACWCIQQSEAMRPTMGQVVQVLEGSLMVGAAPVPRHLEVFCAEDSRTL from the coding sequence ATGTACTACTGTGGCTGGTCTTTGGTCATCTTGTGCACACTCCCATATGACCGTGCCCGTGCAGCACAACACAGCACCACGCCACCACCTGTCAATGAAGAGCACTTACTACCTGGAGTACCACTTGTGCAGTTCAGACTTCAGGTCCGAACGGTCACGGCGATGCTGGTCATTTTCTCCGGCCGACAGTGCCCGGGCATGGCCTCTTGGTGCAAACTCGGTCTCCTCCTCTTGCTCCAGAGTCTGAGCTCCTCTGCCGCCGCGGCAGGCTCTATCTCGCTCTCCGTGGGAGAATCTATCACCGGGAACCGGACGCTGGTTTCGGAGGGAGGCAAGTTTGAGCTGGGCTTCTTCTCTCCGGCCGGCGACTCCAACTACTACGTTGGCATATGGTACAAGAAGATCCCGGTGCAGACCGTCATTTGGGTGATGAACAGGGACCGCCCTGTCTCCGACCCATCGTCCTCGGAGCTGACGCTAGCTCCGGACGGCAAGCTCGTCCTCCTCCTAAACGAGAACCAGCAGAAGAGGCCAGTCTGGTCGTCGGCCAGTCACGCACGTACGAGCAACGGGCCCGTCGTGGCGGCGCTCCTCGACAGCGGGAACCTCGTTCTGCGGGGCCGCCAGCCGGGCAACTCGTCGGAGGTCATGTGGCAGAGCTTCGAGCACCCGACCGACACGCTCGTGCCGGGCGGCTGGGTCGGGCTGAACAAGAGCAGCGGCGCGTACCAGGCGCTCGTGTCATGGAGAAGCGCCGTCGACCCATCCACGGGATTGTACATGGACTGGGTCGACCCGTCCGGGTCCGGCCAGTACACCTTCTCGTGGAACGGCACGACCGTGTACCACCGCGTCGGCGCGTCGAGCGGCCAGCGCTTCGCCTCCGTGCCGGAGATGGGCATGTCGTCTAGGTACAAGTACACCTCCGTCAACAACGATGAGGAGGTCAGCTTCTCCTTTGAGGTGGTCAACCCCTCTACCCTGTCGAGGATGGTGATGAGCCCGCACGGGCAGCTCACCATGTTCGACTGGTCCAGCGAGTCCGGGCAGTGGCTGCTCCACTGGGCGACTCCCACGTCGCCATGCGACGTGTATTCCGTGTGCGGGCCCTTCGGGCTGTGCGACGTGGCAAGCTCGCAGTACTGCCGGTGCTTGCCGGCGTTCGACGCCGCGTCGCCGGGGGATTGGAGCGGCGGCTGCGCGAGGAAGACGAGCTTGTACTGCAGCAATGGCACGTCGCCCGATGGGTTCCTTCCGGTACAAAACGTGAAGCTGCCGAGCAGTTATTTCTCCGATGCTGATGCTGCCGGTAGCTCCGGAGATTGCGGGTCGGCGTGCTTGAGAAACTGCTCTTGCACGGCGTATGCGTACAGTGGTGGTGGTTGCTTGGTGTGGGGTGGTGATCTCAGGAACATTCAGCAGGTCACCGACGGCGAAGCCGGCTCGTCCACTCTGTTCCTCCGAGTCGCCGCCGCCGATCTTGCTGCCGCCAGTAACCATGGCGGCGCGTCAGCAAATGAACGCGACGTCATCCTGGTCGCGTCTTCGGTATCTTTTCTCACGATACTCTGCTTGTTCGTCTTCGTTTGCTGGAGGCATCGTCGCTTGAAAACTGTGCGGCACGACGGCTCTCTTTTGGTGTTCAGCCACGGCCATCTGGCGCGGTGCACGGACAACTTCTCCCAGAAGCTGGGCATGGGGAGCTTCGGCTCCGTGTACAAGGGGACGCTCCGTGACGGTGACCACACCGCGGTGGCCGTCAAGAGGCTCGAGGGATCGGCGCAGGGGGAGAAGCAGTTCCGCGCCGAGGTGAGGACCCTCGGCACGATCCACCACGTCAATCTCGTGCGCCTTCGCGGGTTCTGCGCGACGAGGCGCGAGCGGCTGCTGGTGTACGACTACATGCCCAACGGCTCCCTGGCGTCCGCCATGGCCGGCCCGAGCTTCGGACTGCTGGACTGGGGCACCAGGTTTGGGATCATGGCCGGCGTCGCCAGGGGCCTCGCCTACCTCCACGAGCAGTGCCAGGAGCGCATCGTGCACTGCGATGTGAAGCCGGAGAACATACTCCTGGACGCGGCCTTCCACCCCAAGGTGGCCGACTTCGGCATGGCGAAGCTCATCGGGCGGGACTTCAGCCACGCGCTGACCACGGCGCGGGGCACGGTGGGGTACCTGGCGCCGGAGTGGGTCCAGGGCCTGCCCATCACGCCCAAGGCGGACGTGTACAGCTACGGCATGACGCTGCTGGAGCTCGTTTCCGGGCGGAGGAACCGGGACGCCGGCGGCCGCGGCGCGGGCCACTTCCCGCTCTGGGCGGCCACCAAGGTCAGCGAGGGGCAGTTTGTCGCGCTCTTGGACGAGAGGCTGGCGGGGGACGCAGACGTGGTCGAGCTGGGCCGGGCGTGCAGCGTCGCGTGCTGGTGCATACAGCAGAGCGAGGCGATGAGGCCGACCATGGGGCAGGTGGTGCAGGTTCTGGAGGGGTCGCTCATGGTGGGGGCTGCGCCCGTGCCCAGACATCTGGAGGTGTTCTGTGCGGAGGATTCACGCACGCTCTGA